The Ruficoccus amylovorans genome has a segment encoding these proteins:
- a CDS encoding Gfo/Idh/MocA family protein: MNVDMQGGRSQGRATEYRFAFAGLRHSHIFSLIERVSAHPACQIVAAWEADDTARAAAERVCGLPFEYSDFDTLLSESGCNVVAIGDTYARRGALAIRALKAGCHVIADKPLCTSLEELGEISSLARAGGLSVGCMLDLTEAPAIRGLREIIRDGKIGSVQTVTILAQHPLLYGQRAGWYFAGDQHGGTVNDIGVHVFDLLPWLTGSAWERMISVREWNAKAKEAPHFCDCAQMYGTLENGVSCFADLSYLAPDRCGYSLAQYWRLTVHGTSGMAEASYGAKTLSLATDSDEEIQRVALTEIPASGRNYLQNFLDEISAKDQTCEGALSTEDILKTTRLVLQAQQIASEKNEDSHS; the protein is encoded by the coding sequence ATGAACGTTGATATGCAAGGCGGACGCTCTCAAGGTAGGGCGACCGAATACCGATTCGCTTTTGCCGGATTGAGGCACTCGCATATCTTTAGCCTCATTGAGCGCGTCAGCGCCCATCCGGCCTGCCAGATTGTGGCTGCCTGGGAAGCCGATGACACTGCCCGGGCGGCAGCTGAGCGAGTGTGCGGACTTCCATTCGAGTATTCGGATTTCGATACTCTGCTATCAGAGAGCGGCTGCAATGTGGTGGCTATCGGCGATACTTATGCCCGACGGGGAGCACTTGCGATCCGGGCTCTGAAGGCGGGCTGTCATGTGATTGCTGACAAGCCGCTATGTACCTCGCTGGAAGAGTTGGGGGAAATTAGCAGCCTGGCACGGGCGGGTGGGCTCTCCGTGGGCTGCATGCTCGACTTGACGGAGGCTCCGGCCATTCGCGGTCTGCGGGAAATCATCCGGGACGGCAAGATCGGATCGGTGCAGACCGTGACGATCCTGGCGCAGCATCCCCTGCTTTATGGGCAGCGCGCGGGCTGGTACTTCGCCGGTGATCAACACGGGGGAACGGTCAACGATATCGGTGTGCATGTGTTTGACCTGCTGCCCTGGCTGACGGGATCGGCGTGGGAGCGGATGATCAGCGTGCGTGAATGGAACGCGAAGGCCAAAGAGGCTCCGCACTTTTGCGATTGTGCGCAGATGTACGGAACGCTGGAGAACGGAGTTTCCTGTTTCGCTGACCTGTCCTATCTGGCTCCAGATCGGTGCGGATACTCACTCGCTCAATACTGGAGGCTGACGGTGCATGGGACGTCGGGTATGGCCGAGGCCAGCTACGGAGCAAAGACTCTCAGCTTGGCGACTGATTCCGACGAGGAGATACAGCGCGTCGCGCTGACGGAGATCCCGGCCTCCGGGCGTAACTACTTGCAGAACTTTCTCGATGAAATCTCGGCCAAGGACCAGACCTGTGAAGGCGCGTTGAGCACCGAGGATATTTTGAAGACCACACGCCTGGTGTTGCAGGCACAGCAAATAGCTTCTGAAAAAAATGAAGATTCGCATTCTTGA